Genomic DNA from Pseudomonadota bacterium:
CGATTCCTCGGCATGGAGCGGCGCCCAAGCCAGCAGCGCCCACAGCAGTATAGGCACTATCGGAACAAACAGGCGCGCTGTCGGGCGGGCTGAGAAATAACGGATCATGCCGCCATTATGTAAGCGCTTGGGCAGAGTTCGCCAACTTTATCTGCGAGCGGCCGTTAATTGGATTAAAATTAATATGGGCCGACAGCGCTACGCGGTGCTTGACCCACGGGTTCTTCATACTCGCTGGGCAAAAAGCGCGTGTTAGGCGAGTTGCAAAAATTTCTCCAGGTTAGTTTTGTTGGTGATCTACAACCGCTGGTACCTCGATTTTTTTCGCGGTAAGATCGTAACCTTGGGGCTCATGTAAAGAGGGCGGGGAACATGACAATCGCAATAATAATAATTTTGATCGTTGCCGCGTTGATCGTTCTGTGGGTGATCGCGATTTTTAACAGGTTGATTTCGCTGAGAAATCGCATCAACAACGCGTTCGCCCAGATCGAAGTGCAATTAAAACGGCGTTACGATCTGATCCCGAACCTCGTCGAGATCGCCAAAGGCTATATCACCCATGAGCGTGAAACTCTGGAGGCGGTGGTCGCGGCGCGCAATGCTGCGGCGGATATGTTGTCCAAGGCCGCCGCCAACCCGAGCAGCGCTGGATTGATAAAAGATTTGATCGGCGCGGAAGGAAAATTGGCCGGCGCTCTGAGCGGATTGAACGTTGTGATGGAGGCCTATCCGGACCTAAAGGCCAATCAAAACATGATGCAATTGTCCGAGGAACTGACCAGTACTGAAAACAAAGTTTCCTTCGCCCGTCAGGCCTTGAACGATCAGGTGTTGGCCTACAACAACTACAAACAAAGTTTTCCGCCGATGCTTTTCGCGGCTTGGTTCGGACATACTCAGGACGCCATCTTCCTGGAATTTGAGGACAGTGAGGCTATCCAAGACGCGCCGAAGGTTTCTTTCTAGAGGCGCTCAGCTCGGGAAGCTTGCATGAACTTCTTCGAAGCCCAGCACCGCGCGCGCAAAAAAACAGCGCTGCTTGTCTTCTTGTTTGGCTTGGCAGTGGTCATCATGGCCTTGGTGACGAACTTTGTTTTCTGGGTGGCTTACCTTATTCGGGCAGGTAAACTTCATGAAATTCTTGGACCAGGACCCGAGGTCGTAAATTGGCCTGTATTTGGCGTTATAGGGATAGGTGTCGTCGCTGTCATAAGTCATGGCAGTTGGTCCAAGATGTCTCAACTATCGGCCGGCGGTAAAATCGTCGCGGAATCGCTCGGCGCAAAACTG
This window encodes:
- a CDS encoding LemA family protein, producing MTIAIIIILIVAALIVLWVIAIFNRLISLRNRINNAFAQIEVQLKRRYDLIPNLVEIAKGYITHERETLEAVVAARNAAADMLSKAAANPSSAGLIKDLIGAEGKLAGALSGLNVVMEAYPDLKANQNMMQLSEELTSTENKVSFARQALNDQVLAYNNYKQSFPPMLFAAWFGHTQDAIFLEFEDSEAIQDAPKVSF